Proteins encoded in a region of the Zunongwangia endophytica genome:
- a CDS encoding alpha-d-galacturonidase, translating into MKTIFSTFLIIFSMQLNAQIAISFDKESPRINFGSERLMLELDRIGEDIRFLEDVRNDNSESKRLIIVAEKDSDWFIKHNFESYQPKITNSKEAFRISSEGNRIYVIGNDESGALYGALELADRIKSEEKLPKNLDFSDQPEMVLRGTAIGMQKMNILPDRHVYEYPYSPNNFPWFYDKELWIKYLDMLVKNRYNSLYLWNGHPFASLVKLEDYPYALEVDEETFRKNEEIFEFLTTEADKRGIWIIQMFYNIIVSKPFAEHHNISTQDRGREITPLLEDYTRKSIAAFIEKYPNVGLLVALGEAISGIENDINWFTNTIIPGVKDGMQRLGREDEPPIILRAHDTDAPKVVQAAFPLYKNLYTTHKYTGESLTTYEPRGPWTKIHQDLSNLASVHISNVHILANLEPFRFGSPNFIQKTVKAMHEIHGANALHLYPQASYWDWPYTADNTAPRLLEMDRDWIWYSAWGRYAWQKERERNEEIKFWSDEFSKKYGTDRAVSEQILTAYEETGEIAPKTLRRFGITEGNRQTLLLGMFMSQLANPYKWRVYPGFYESTGPEGEILIEYAEKEFNNEPHIGETPLQIIQEIEAHGKKAVEAIDKAEPNVSINKEEFIRLQNDIHAYKAFADFFTEKVRAAMLVLRYDHSGEKDALLKAIPHLENSLKHYRKLVELTEGNYFYANSMQTSMRRIPIGGDDGKYKLWSEMLPLYEQELENFRKNLNNIDSSVKSDSQDEKVKAWTPAEVEILSGQETYSVAVGSLVYDKMSAQIIKTAPEISKLTGVKFKEKNQIANGTILKFENSKPVKVVVGFFEDATDKENLIAPTLENNAAGNTRGQADITIANALKLDDYPKINIHTYQFETGKNELQLDRGRVLILGFISAGQKINSRDAGLVGKKSVDWLFQGSN; encoded by the coding sequence ATGAAAACAATTTTCAGTACATTCTTAATCATTTTTTCAATGCAACTGAATGCTCAGATTGCAATTTCATTTGATAAAGAATCACCAAGAATAAATTTTGGTTCAGAACGGTTGATGCTGGAACTGGATCGTATTGGAGAAGATATTCGATTCCTTGAAGATGTGCGAAATGATAATTCAGAATCTAAAAGATTAATCATTGTGGCTGAAAAAGATTCCGATTGGTTTATAAAACATAATTTCGAAAGTTATCAGCCTAAAATTACCAATTCAAAGGAAGCCTTCAGAATTTCTTCTGAAGGCAATAGAATATATGTCATTGGGAATGACGAGTCCGGTGCACTTTATGGAGCATTGGAGCTTGCCGATAGAATCAAATCTGAAGAAAAATTACCGAAAAATCTAGATTTTAGTGATCAGCCGGAGATGGTTTTGCGAGGAACTGCTATAGGAATGCAAAAAATGAATATTCTTCCAGATAGACATGTCTATGAATATCCATATTCTCCAAATAATTTCCCCTGGTTTTACGATAAGGAACTATGGATAAAATATTTGGATATGCTGGTTAAAAATCGATATAATTCTCTGTATTTATGGAACGGACATCCATTTGCATCCTTAGTGAAATTAGAAGATTATCCCTATGCACTTGAGGTAGATGAAGAAACTTTCAGAAAAAACGAAGAAATATTCGAATTTCTAACAACAGAAGCTGATAAACGCGGAATTTGGATAATTCAAATGTTCTACAATATTATCGTTTCCAAACCTTTTGCAGAACATCATAATATCTCTACTCAGGATAGAGGACGTGAAATTACTCCTTTACTGGAAGATTATACTCGAAAATCAATAGCGGCTTTTATAGAGAAATATCCTAATGTTGGGCTTCTGGTCGCACTGGGAGAAGCTATTAGCGGCATTGAAAATGATATAAACTGGTTTACAAATACAATTATTCCCGGCGTGAAGGATGGCATGCAAAGACTGGGAAGAGAAGATGAACCACCAATCATTTTGAGAGCGCACGATACTGATGCTCCAAAGGTTGTGCAGGCTGCGTTTCCCTTGTATAAAAATCTCTATACCACACATAAGTATACTGGTGAGTCTTTAACTACTTATGAACCACGAGGTCCTTGGACAAAAATCCATCAGGATTTAAGTAATCTGGCTTCGGTACATATTTCAAACGTTCATATCCTTGCAAATCTGGAGCCATTTCGTTTTGGTTCTCCTAATTTTATTCAAAAGACAGTTAAAGCTATGCATGAAATTCACGGAGCAAATGCCTTGCATCTATATCCTCAAGCTTCTTATTGGGACTGGCCATATACCGCAGATAATACGGCACCCCGTTTACTGGAAATGGATCGAGATTGGATCTGGTACAGCGCCTGGGGAAGGTATGCCTGGCAAAAAGAAAGAGAAAGAAATGAAGAAATTAAATTCTGGAGCGACGAATTTTCTAAAAAGTATGGCACTGATCGGGCTGTCTCTGAACAAATTCTAACGGCTTATGAGGAGACAGGGGAAATTGCTCCTAAAACTCTGAGGAGATTTGGAATCACTGAAGGAAACAGGCAAACCTTATTACTAGGCATGTTTATGAGTCAGTTGGCTAATCCATATAAGTGGCGCGTTTATCCGGGATTTTATGAATCCACCGGGCCAGAAGGAGAAATTCTGATTGAATACGCCGAAAAAGAATTTAACAATGAACCACACATTGGAGAAACGCCCCTACAAATTATTCAGGAAATTGAAGCCCATGGTAAAAAAGCTGTTGAGGCTATAGATAAGGCAGAACCGAATGTAAGTATAAATAAAGAAGAATTCATTCGACTTCAGAATGATATTCATGCCTATAAGGCATTTGCAGATTTCTTTACAGAAAAAGTAAGAGCAGCCATGCTTGTATTAAGATATGATCATTCGGGAGAGAAAGATGCTCTTTTAAAAGCAATTCCTCATCTGGAAAACAGTTTGAAACACTATCGTAAACTGGTTGAATTGACCGAGGGAAATTATTTTTATGCTAATAGTATGCAAACCTCCATGAGGCGGATTCCTATTGGTGGGGATGATGGAAAATATAAGCTGTGGTCTGAAATGTTACCGCTTTACGAACAGGAATTAGAAAATTTTAGAAAAAATTTAAATAATATTGACTCTTCAGTAAAATCTGATTCACAGGACGAAAAAGTTAAAGCATGGACACCTGCTGAAGTTGAAATTCTCTCGGGGCAGGAAACTTATTCGGTCGCAGTGGGAAGTCTTGTATACGATAAAATGAGTGCGCAAATTATTAAAACTGCTCCTGAAATTTCAAAACTAACCGGCGTAAAATTTAAGGAGAAGAATCAGATAGCAAATGGAACAATTCTCAAGTTTGAAAACTCAAAACCTGTGAAAGTGGTGGTAGGATTTTTTGAAGATGCCACGGATAAAGAAAATCTAATAGCTCCTACCTTAGAAAATAATGCAGCGGGTAATACTAGGGGACAGGCTGATATTACAATTGCTAATGCTTTGAAGTTGGATGATTATCCCAAAATAAATATACATACCTATCAATTCGAGACTGGTAAAAATGAACTTCAATTGGATAGAGGAAGAGTGTTAATACTTGGATTTATCTCGGCAGGGCAAAAAATAAATAGCAGGGATGCGGGTCTTGTAGGTAAAAAATCGGTAGACTGGTTATTTCAGGGTTCTAATTAA
- a CDS encoding sodium:solute symporter, with the protein MEIHDLLTITDFIVVGVYILILVGIGYWASFRDKKDVDENLFLAGNSLNWTSIGFTMWGTNVGPSMLIASASIGYTTGIVAGNFAWYAFIFIFLLAVVFAPRYLGAKTQTLPEFMGKRFGDSTQNILAWYTIVTVLISWLSLTLFAGGILIQQILGIPMWLSIIVLIIIASFFTIAGGLKAIAATNVFQMILLIVVSLALTITGIYKIGGIETLISETPSEYWNLFLPADDPNYPWIAIILGYPVMGVWFWCTDQSMVQSVLGAKNIKQGQLGANFTGWLKILDVPLFILPGVICFILYPDLQNPDEAYMTMVTKMFPVGMTGLVMAVLIAALVSTIDSALNALSTVFTIDIYVKKFKPEASQKRIVKIGRAVTVVGALLAIFITLAINSIKGLNLFDVFQSILGFIAPPMSVVFLFGVLWKKTTTRAVNVILILGTILSMGVGVFYLWVFPAADYDFWPHFLLLSFYIFVFLSVLIVILSLNEKSKNQYVSTLDYGELSKLKPSAKVMWAALFIVMIGLYIFFNGN; encoded by the coding sequence ATGGAAATTCATGACTTATTGACCATAACTGATTTTATCGTTGTGGGTGTATATATTTTAATTCTTGTAGGGATAGGTTACTGGGCCAGCTTTAGAGATAAAAAAGATGTAGACGAGAATCTATTTTTAGCAGGTAATTCCCTTAATTGGACTAGTATTGGTTTTACCATGTGGGGAACTAACGTTGGGCCTTCAATGTTGATAGCTTCCGCTAGTATTGGCTATACCACAGGTATCGTAGCGGGAAATTTTGCCTGGTATGCTTTCATTTTCATTTTTTTACTTGCAGTTGTATTTGCTCCACGTTATCTAGGAGCTAAAACGCAGACTTTACCTGAGTTTATGGGTAAACGCTTTGGTGATTCCACGCAAAATATTTTGGCCTGGTATACGATCGTAACGGTATTAATTAGCTGGCTATCTCTTACACTTTTTGCAGGAGGTATTCTTATTCAACAGATTTTAGGAATTCCCATGTGGCTCTCCATTATCGTTTTAATCATCATAGCTTCTTTTTTTACTATCGCTGGCGGACTAAAGGCTATAGCAGCTACTAATGTATTCCAAATGATTTTACTCATCGTAGTTTCTTTGGCTCTTACGATAACTGGAATTTATAAGATTGGAGGTATTGAGACATTAATATCTGAAACACCTTCAGAATATTGGAATCTTTTTCTTCCTGCGGATGACCCAAACTATCCTTGGATTGCAATTATATTGGGCTATCCAGTAATGGGAGTGTGGTTTTGGTGCACAGATCAATCCATGGTGCAATCGGTTTTGGGAGCGAAAAATATTAAACAGGGACAGCTAGGAGCCAATTTCACCGGTTGGCTTAAAATACTGGATGTTCCGTTATTTATTCTTCCAGGAGTAATTTGTTTTATTCTTTATCCTGACTTGCAAAATCCAGATGAAGCCTATATGACTATGGTCACTAAAATGTTCCCTGTAGGAATGACGGGTCTTGTGATGGCAGTTTTAATAGCCGCATTAGTTAGTACAATAGATTCTGCTCTAAACGCATTAAGCACAGTTTTTACGATCGATATTTATGTAAAGAAATTTAAACCTGAAGCATCTCAGAAGAGGATAGTTAAAATAGGAAGAGCGGTAACTGTAGTGGGGGCATTATTAGCCATTTTTATCACACTTGCTATTAATAGTATTAAAGGCTTAAATTTATTCGATGTTTTTCAATCAATTTTAGGATTTATTGCTCCCCCAATGTCCGTAGTTTTCCTTTTCGGTGTGCTTTGGAAAAAAACAACCACCCGCGCCGTAAATGTCATTCTTATTTTAGGAACCATTCTGAGCATGGGCGTAGGCGTCTTCTATTTGTGGGTTTTCCCAGCAGCAGATTATGATTTTTGGCCACATTTTCTATTGCTTTCTTTTTACATTTTCGTATTTCTTTCTGTACTAATTGTGATTCTTTCGCTTAACGAAAAATCGAAAAACCAATATGTAAGTACGCTCGACTATGGGGAATTATCAAAATTGAAACCTTCAGCTAAAGTGATGTGGGCGGCCTTATTTATCGTAATGATAGGTCTTTATATATTCTTCAACGGAAATTAA